In the genome of Triticum urartu cultivar G1812 chromosome 5, Tu2.1, whole genome shotgun sequence, one region contains:
- the LOC125556358 gene encoding bidirectional sugar transporter SWEET11-like, translated as MAEGLFSMAHPWASAFGILGNIISFLVFLAPTPTFLRVYRKKSTEGFSAVPYVVALFSCMLWIFYALVKTNSSPLLTINAFGCVVESFYILLYVVYAPRNARHRALAFFLLLDVAAFSLIVVVTVFLVPQPSRVKVLGSVCLAFSMAVFVAPLSVIFVVIKTKSAEYMPFSLSFFLTLSAVAWFFYGLFTKDIYVTLPNVGGFFFGVAQMTLYFCYRKPDTSALVLPTGIHDVSTEAAAQQEVELPEGTHPAVAMLTVSTLPMLAELQKMEQEISSPTPRKGYIKAF; from the exons ATGGCAGAAGGGCTCTTCTCCATGGCTCACCCGTGGGCCTCCGCCTTTGGCATCCTAG GCAACATCATATCCTTCCTGGTGTTCCTCGCACCGAC GCCGACGTTCCTGCGGGTGTACCGGAAGAAGTCGACGGAGGGGTTCAGCGCGGTGCCGTACGTGGTGGCGCTCTTCAGCTGCATGCTGTGGATCTTCTACGCGCTGGTCAAGACCAACTCCAGCCCGCTGCTGACCATCAACGCCTTCGGCTGCGTCGTCGAGTCCTTCTACATCCTGCTCTACGTGGTGTACGCGCCCAGGAACGCCAGGCACCGCGCcctcgccttcttcctcctcctcgacgtcGCCGCCTTCTCCCTCATCGTCGTCGTCACCGTCTTCCTCGTGCCCCAGCCCAGCCGCGTCAAGGTCCTCGGCAGCGTCTGCCTCGCCTTCTCCATGGCCGTCTTCGTCGCCCCCCTCAGCGTCATC TTCGTGGTGATCAAGACCAAGAGCGCCGAGTACATGCCCTTCTCGCTCTCCTTCTTCCTCACCCTCAGCGCCGTCGCCTGGTTCTTCTACGGCCTCTTCACCAAGGACATCTACGTCACC CTCCCGAACGTGGGCGGCTTCTTCTTCGGCGTGGCCCAGATGACGCTCTACTTCTGCTACCGCAAGCCCGACACGTCGGCCCTGGTGCTGCCGACGGGGATCCACGACGTGTccacggaggcggcggcgcagcaGGAGGTGGAGCTGCCGGAGGGCACCCACCCGGCGGTGGCCATGCTGACGGTGAGCACGCTGCCGATGCTGGCGGAGCTGCAGAAGATGGAGCAGGAGATCAGCTCGCCCACCCCGCGCAAGGGCTACATCAAGGCTTTCTGA